A genome region from Clostridium pasteurianum includes the following:
- a CDS encoding spore maturation protein — protein MNYISRALIPIIIFSIVSYGMMKKVKVYECFVEGAKDGIRICINIFPYILAMLLSVAIFRESGAMQYFINFVKPVVKILGFPPELVPLVVVKPLSGSGALGVFAEILKKYGADSYIGIIASVIMGSTETIFYTITVYYGAVKIKKIRHTLWAAVMADLTSIIAALLIVKFLI, from the coding sequence GTGAATTACATATCAAGGGCACTAATACCTATTATAATATTTTCTATAGTTTCGTATGGAATGATGAAAAAAGTAAAGGTATATGAGTGTTTTGTTGAAGGTGCTAAAGATGGAATTAGAATATGTATAAATATATTTCCGTATATCCTCGCTATGCTTCTTTCGGTTGCCATATTCAGAGAGTCTGGAGCAATGCAGTATTTTATAAATTTTGTTAAACCAGTAGTTAAGATTTTAGGTTTTCCACCAGAACTTGTACCTCTTGTTGTGGTTAAGCCTCTTTCTGGGAGTGGAGCACTTGGAGTTTTTGCAGAAATCCTTAAAAAATATGGAGCAGATTCTTACATAGGAATAATTGCTTCTGTAATTATGGGGTCAACAGAAACTATATTTTATACAATAACCGTTTATTATGGAGCGGTTAAAATAAAAAAAATAAGACATACGCTTTGGGCTGCTGTTATGGCAGATTTGACTTCTATTATTGCAGCGCTGCTCATTGTTAAATTTCTGATTTGA
- a CDS encoding sulfite exporter TauE/SafE family protein — MNLIFYLLAIITGVITGGITSLIGASGVMIIVPILTMIFKINVHSAIGTSLFVDVISSLTVSYSYYKNGNIELKSSIWIALTSIIGAQIGASFANKIGASNLSSSFGIVLVIAGVSLIRKSYKQKKDSSDNLSKFIHFKAEWQKILAALVIGLGIGILSGIFGAGGGVMILLALITLMSFPLHKAIGTSTLIMAITAFSSTIGYATRGNIDFGVGSLLSVGSVLGGILGSRYANKVNEKTLQKIVGICFMAMGIVMIVIEIMK, encoded by the coding sequence ATGAATTTAATATTTTATTTATTAGCAATAATTACAGGTGTTATTACTGGTGGTATTACAAGTCTTATAGGTGCTAGTGGAGTTATGATTATAGTTCCAATTTTGACTATGATCTTTAAGATTAATGTTCATTCCGCAATAGGGACAAGTCTTTTTGTGGATGTTATATCTTCTTTAACTGTATCTTATTCTTACTACAAAAATGGCAATATTGAGCTTAAGTCAAGCATTTGGATAGCTTTAACTTCTATTATTGGGGCTCAAATAGGTGCATCATTTGCAAATAAAATAGGTGCAAGCAACCTATCCTCAAGTTTTGGAATTGTACTAGTTATTGCAGGTGTATCACTGATTCGTAAGAGCTATAAACAAAAAAAAGATTCGTCAGATAATTTAAGTAAATTTATTCATTTTAAAGCTGAATGGCAAAAAATATTAGCTGCTTTAGTTATAGGATTAGGTATCGGAATACTAAGCGGAATATTTGGAGCTGGCGGTGGAGTTATGATACTTTTAGCTTTAATAACATTAATGTCATTTCCACTTCATAAGGCTATAGGAACTTCTACTCTTATAATGGCTATAACGGCTTTTTCCTCTACTATCGGTTATGCAACTAGAGGTAATATAGACTTTGGAGTAGGTAGTTTGTTATCTGTGGGGTCAGTCCTTGGCGGTATTCTAGGTTCACGCTATGCTAATAAGGTTAATGAAAAGACATTACAAAAAATTGTTGGTATATGCTTTATGGCAATGGGAATAGTAATGATTGTAATAGAAATAATGAAATAA
- a CDS encoding nucleoside recognition domain-containing protein, translating to MINYIWFVFVFVGTIVGVFSGKGDGLSKAIIGSTETTVKLMFSLVGIMCLWCGIMRIAEKSGLTDKLAVVLRPILKIVFKDISKDKDIMGPMIMNITSNMLGLGNAATPFGIKTMEAMEKVNRKKDTATNDMAKFLVINAACIQLVPTTVISIRAACSSSNPAVIIIPTIITSCTAAVMGIIYCKILERYF from the coding sequence TTGATAAATTATATATGGTTTGTTTTTGTATTTGTGGGAACTATTGTTGGTGTTTTTTCGGGAAAAGGTGATGGCCTTTCAAAAGCTATTATAGGTTCTACGGAAACTACTGTTAAACTTATGTTTTCGCTTGTAGGGATAATGTGTTTGTGGTGTGGAATTATGAGAATTGCAGAAAAAAGTGGACTTACGGACAAGCTTGCTGTGGTGTTAAGACCTATACTTAAAATAGTGTTTAAAGATATAAGTAAAGATAAGGACATAATGGGTCCCATGATTATGAATATAACTTCAAATATGCTGGGACTTGGAAATGCTGCAACACCTTTTGGAATAAAAACAATGGAAGCCATGGAAAAGGTCAATAGAAAAAAAGATACAGCAACTAATGATATGGCAAAGTTTCTTGTTATAAATGCAGCCTGCATACAGCTTGTACCTACGACAGTTATATCCATAAGAGCCGCCTGTAGTTCTTCTAATCCAGCGGTGATAATAATTCCAACTATTATTACCTCATGTACAGCAGCGGTGATGGGCATAATTTATTGTAAGATTCTAGAAAGATATTTTTAA
- a CDS encoding transglutaminase domain-containing protein gives MKKLISTIVIFSLIVSSVLTGCNKSEIASKNLNIKSTNKTNYVTIQSIKKKYQTQNSNSIMPMYNVPNNKKFDLKFKSNLNNLNAQDIVSVHTDSKCLDQSRILDFEWLKNNASNQTYVTIKPLSSVLSSKSNMDTNNNALWGNAPMYYIRINYDMNSTTVKKLDKPIIIPFTVKSELPVPNLRKEISADGRLKLVWDKVKGAKKYNVYHVITPEIGNDSNAPTSGAEDGYKGYPLLEATITKTKWQDFMNDGKDGLLGYSKTISEENSGINGDYYVTAVAGNKESNFSTPVCTSNLSSQMPNRLDDVQTFTKKFKTAADLPHSVPIKFVGGSVKNLKVIYDTKNIHKEDDTTLINYKIKGTALKGYTYVEDFKNSDKTVLNTYNKDKDISDGYVEPTDTSDSVPNPNVPTIINNKNKSNSKDSSIDDQKKNTKSHISKADKALVPTSDISRAVKISASSPLEEYLALKLINGDSSISLEAFPEAQNMDTLSDTLKEVIYQNPIILGVKRYSYSYSTLTLNITYNDTPSTMKEKQKSILTEAKKIVSSTTNSSMSDEEKRKALYDYLNKNTKYDDAALKDAEKNNYRYTDSKYNDAFTTYGILVKKSGVCMSYAYTYKLLCDLAKVKCIVVTGTIDNCPHAWNKVKIDSDWLNTDNTNNQTNCGIPYMLYESNDQTASNLTYVEDNDFCLDKDIENYAGTNNQNDYYVENGLEVNDVSQYSSKISDFVKTNKHYIILRFSNKFNKDEVTDATAKSFYDNAKDKLSRARIRSLANYVEVLVK, from the coding sequence ATGAAAAAATTAATTTCAACTATTGTAATATTTTCACTTATTGTAAGTAGTGTACTTACAGGCTGCAATAAAAGTGAAATTGCATCTAAGAATCTCAATATTAAATCTACTAATAAAACAAATTATGTAACCATACAAAGTATTAAAAAAAAATATCAAACACAAAATAGCAATTCTATAATGCCAATGTATAATGTACCAAACAATAAAAAATTCGATCTTAAATTTAAATCTAATCTAAATAATTTAAATGCTCAAGATATAGTTTCTGTTCACACAGATTCAAAATGCTTAGATCAGAGCCGAATTTTAGACTTTGAATGGCTCAAAAATAACGCAAGCAATCAAACTTACGTTACTATAAAACCCCTAAGTTCTGTATTAAGTTCTAAAAGCAATATGGATACTAACAATAATGCACTTTGGGGAAATGCACCAATGTATTATATAAGAATAAATTATGATATGAATTCAACAACTGTAAAAAAATTGGACAAGCCTATAATTATACCTTTTACTGTTAAATCGGAATTACCAGTTCCAAATCTTAGAAAAGAAATAAGTGCTGATGGCAGACTTAAATTAGTTTGGGATAAGGTAAAGGGCGCTAAAAAATACAATGTATACCATGTAATTACACCTGAAATAGGAAATGATTCTAATGCACCTACTAGCGGAGCAGAAGATGGCTATAAAGGTTATCCATTACTTGAAGCAACAATTACCAAAACAAAATGGCAGGACTTTATGAATGATGGTAAAGACGGTCTTCTAGGTTACTCAAAAACTATAAGTGAAGAAAATTCTGGTATAAATGGAGATTATTATGTTACTGCTGTAGCTGGCAATAAAGAATCAAATTTCAGTACCCCTGTTTGTACATCTAATTTATCTTCTCAGATGCCAAATAGATTAGATGACGTGCAAACTTTCACCAAAAAATTTAAAACCGCAGCCGACCTTCCACATTCTGTGCCAATAAAATTTGTTGGCGGAAGTGTTAAAAACTTAAAAGTTATCTATGATACAAAAAACATACATAAAGAAGATGACACAACTCTTATAAACTATAAAATAAAAGGCACTGCACTAAAAGGTTATACTTACGTAGAAGACTTCAAAAATTCTGATAAAACAGTATTAAATACTTATAATAAGGATAAAGATATATCTGATGGATACGTTGAACCAACAGATACAAGTGACAGTGTACCAAACCCAAATGTACCTACTATAATAAACAATAAAAATAAATCAAATAGTAAAGATTCTAGTATTGATGATCAAAAGAAAAATACTAAAAGCCATATAAGTAAAGCTGATAAAGCACTTGTTCCTACTTCTGATATATCAAGAGCAGTGAAAATATCCGCTTCATCACCACTTGAAGAATATTTGGCCTTAAAACTTATAAATGGAGATTCAAGTATTTCTCTAGAAGCTTTCCCTGAAGCTCAAAATATGGATACATTGTCAGATACACTGAAAGAAGTAATATATCAAAATCCTATTATATTAGGTGTAAAAAGATATTCATATAGTTATTCTACTTTAACACTTAACATCACATATAATGATACTCCTAGTACTATGAAGGAAAAGCAAAAAAGTATACTTACTGAGGCTAAGAAAATAGTTTCTTCAACTACAAACTCAAGCATGTCAGATGAAGAAAAGCGTAAAGCTCTATACGATTATTTAAATAAAAATACCAAATATGATGATGCAGCTCTAAAGGATGCTGAAAAGAACAATTATAGATATACGGATTCAAAATATAATGATGCTTTTACAACTTATGGGATACTGGTAAAAAAATCAGGCGTCTGCATGAGTTACGCCTACACTTACAAATTACTTTGTGATCTGGCAAAAGTAAAATGTATTGTGGTTACTGGAACAATAGATAATTGCCCTCATGCATGGAATAAGGTTAAAATAGACAGTGATTGGCTAAATACCGACAATACTAACAATCAAACGAACTGTGGAATACCATACATGCTTTATGAAAGTAACGACCAAACTGCATCAAATTTGACTTATGTTGAGGATAATGATTTTTGCCTAGATAAAGATATTGAAAACTATGCAGGTACCAACAATCAAAATGATTATTATGTTGAAAACGGTCTTGAAGTTAACGATGTATCTCAATATTCATCTAAAATAAGCGACTTTGTAAAAACAAATAAGCATTATATAATTTTGAGATTTTCTAATAAATTCAATAAAGATGAAGTAACCGACGCCACAGCAAAATCATTTTATGATAACGCAAAAGATAAACTCTCTAGAGCCCGTATAAGATCTCTAGCGAACTACGTAGAGGTACTTGTAAAATAG